The following is a genomic window from Elaeis guineensis isolate ETL-2024a chromosome 10, EG11, whole genome shotgun sequence.
TCCTCGCTCCGTTTCTCACTAGTCACTAGTCTAGGGTTTTAAGTAGGAAGCGGGGATTTGTCGGATGAGATCGTGGATTTAAATGTAGCGGGCTCGAGACTCAGGCGGATCGCTTTGGGGCTTGGGAAGGGGTGCGAGCGTGCAACCTTATAAATAGTGGGTTTGGGGAGTCGGCGGATTCGGATTCATCCACGCCCACACCTAAACCATATATTAGATCCAAACGGAAATGCAAATCCAATTTAGACTCTACACCTACATCCAATATCGCACCCAAAATcgtacccaaaaaaaaatcaagtgtTGAGCCGGTAGAAATCAGGAATTTGACAGGTTATTTTGCTGCATTTTTACAATTATTAAGTGCATCCAAAATGCTAAAATATGAAAAAGTGCATTTATTAAGTTGTTGATTTTGTTACCTACATATCCATGCAACCTAAATAAAAATATTCCTACCGTAATTAAGCTCAAATTATTAAATTCAACTTATATATTATGaaaaaaagttaattttttattaaaaatatggatataaatttggaGATGTTTGGTTTGGATAATTAAGGTctagaatgagaatcgaaatggatgattctcattccaactgtttggttaaaagaatcccattccgattttcattcctCAGAGGAATGAGAATGTCCCGATCTCTCTCCAGTCTAATCCAGACTCTTTCCATTGGATTGAGATCCCATTCCACcaaaatgataatttaaaaaaaaatatcgaagTCGATATACTTTAGCTCGATGTTGTCGTGGAGGCGATCGATGGCAGGGGCAGCATCGGGATTGTCGGACTTGACCTCGATCTTGTGGCCAGAGGAGGCGATCGGGGTGAAAAGAGTGGGAGACGAGATAGTAGAAGTGGGCGACGAGGGAGGGGGAGAAGGCAAAGAGTTGGGAGGGGAGAGAAAGGGGGCCATCGTGGTCAAAGCCGACGACGTTGACGAACTCGGCGAGGGCAGAGTAGGCGTAGGCGAAGATGAAGCCCGGGAGGTGAAAGGGCCCACAGCGAAGGTGGGCGATAAGGCTACCGTCATCGTACGCATAGTAGAAGCAAGGGCATGGGTGAAAGGTGCAAGAGTCATTCATCTCGATAACTTCAAGAGGGTAGCCGGCGATAGCGCATAGGTCTGACGAGGAGGAGGACGAGGCGGCGGCGACCGAGTGGGCAGCGGAGCGGCATGAGACTAGATGAGAGCCGACGGCTGGTGAAGGCGGAGGGGATGGGGAGGTAGAGGGGATTTCTTTTCATTCACAGAGGATGCACTCGAAAGAAGAGCAGGAGAACTAGACAAAGTCACTGCTAACTAGAAATTtgggattgaatttttttttttttttttgacttaaagGAGGAAGGTTGTGGGCCATTCTTACTTTATTAGTATGGAGggactagatttttttttttagttaagaataaaaataaaaatttgagttggTTCCGATTCCATTCTTTGTATGAACCAAACAACAACAATAAAAATCatccattccgattttgattccggatacgaaccaaacgcttcggaGAACTAGGCCATTtcgattctaattttaattcattctgatttttattttgattccGATCGCAAACCAAATATCTCTTCAATAAAGTACGATGATGAGGCATCCAACAACATAAATCAGGTTGAATTTCAAGGTTTTGGGCACGGATACATCACCCAACCTCATAAGACTTCGGAGACTCATTTTGGAATCCAAGCCCACCAACAGCTTTTTATATATCCGAGTCTTCTATTTTGAGTCACTTTCGAATTAGGTTTTCAGGTTTTGTGGCCTCTATTAACACCCCTTTTTGGGCCTGCTTGTTCCAATTGTATTTCTGTTAGGCTAATAGGTTCCAGGACCCACCTGAGTTTGGTTGTTCCAGTTGCTTTTTAGTTCGTACATATCTACGTACATAAAATGATGGTTCCTACCACCAATTTTCTTTAATATTTCTTAGCTGTAGAAGAATAGGTCTTTCTTTTGAGAAAAGGGAGCAGAGATTAACCCTACTCAGCCACCTAAGCATGATTACTAGATACACAGCTCATCAAGTTTATCAGCTATATTAGTGCGCATCAACGAAGAAATAAGAATAGATATCATCGATTGTAGTGTAGTTAATTAAAATGCGATTTAGGCCTAAGGTCAGAATAAGGTAATATCAGCCCAGCATTCCACCGGTTGACGCTAGGTGGTAGCCAGCACAAGCCTTGGTCCTGCCAATGAACAGCGGGTCTACCGATAGAATGCTTAGCACCTACTTTGAAGGCTAATGTGAAAATGTTGCTAAATATCCAAAGCCCTGGTCAGCAGCTTTCTTGTGCGTAAGATTTTCCCTGTCAAAGCACTACGACACAACCGGCTTGTAGTAACCAGCAAGGTTTAAAACCTCCAATAACTAATAGAAATACATAAGCTTACTTGTAGATGGATACATTTGCAACTTCTAGTTTTCTAAAGAGAGGACACATAACCTTAGACCGTCAACAAGTAGAGCTGAGAAAAAGGATTGCGAATTTATAATggcaaaacctttttttttttttttttttgggatgcaACAATGGCATGGCTGAAAATTAAAGGACAGTCATACTCATCAAACACCTAGAATAAAGCTCATCAAGgggctatcaaaaaaaaaaaaaaaaaaagaaaaagcaaaaaaaaaaagggaggggtgggggggggggggggaggagaaGAACATATCAACAATCTGATTCCTGATAGGCAGCATCCTGGTTTGTTGGCCTGATCTTTTTCTCTACTCAAAGAACTTGCGATAGATTTTTGACACCCAATACGAGGCATCTGGTTATTTTGTCCGCCCTTGCAATAAACTCAACAGAACTTTTCCTACTATTAGAAGGCATCATGGTGCTGTCACCaaatcttcttggatttttttgtaatgatattgccAATGGGTTCCAGCTAGCAATGGAGATAACTTTCTTATGATAAAGTGGGGAACCCTTGCAACTGGAAATGGACTCAACCAGGAGCATTAAAATGAAAAAGCCAGGAGATAACAAAGGCAAAAACCATGCATGCAAGCAAGAAGTTGAGGAACCGATGCCCCTGCCAAAAGCTTCGGGTTTCCGATGGTGACGCAGGTGGTCCAGCAGCATTGTTTGCTTCATTCCACTGCTCAATGAACTCAGTATCCCCAGTTCCAACCACATTCCGTGCAGTTGAGCCACAAATCTCACAGGTTCTGAAATAATATGCCCAGAACAAGTGAGTCTCAAAAATTTTGGATGTTAATAAACATAAATATTTTAAGACAACACATAAGGGAACTGCACAGGTGATGAGCACATCAAAACATAATAACAGTTAGGCATCACATATGGGGAAGTGCCAAAGTTAATACAGGCGAGAAAGATATATAACATAATTGTCAACTTTGTTTTCCCATAATTTGTATTGTGTTTTCATGCAATGATGTGATAGAGGGGGAAGATAATATGATTCTTGGAGACACCATTTTGACCTTGAATAGAACCACTGGCAACATACAAAATGCTCTTCTCCAACCCTACGAGACATTGTCCATGACTCTGTTCTCTAAATTTACATTTCACGGTAAAAAATGTCAGGCACTATGTTGCAAGGTAATATTCAGCAGGAGCCAAACACAATGTTAAAACACAAGCAGGAAAGGATTGTAGTGAGAGAACAGACGCAAGATAGACATGAAGAAAGATAAAAGAGATAATAAGAACCAAAATGAATGAAGAATAGGGAGAGTATAATATGCAGCAAGGAGTGCATCTCTATTATCCAAATTATCAAACATGATTGTCTCAATTGCATAAAATTTGTTACAGCAGAATTGATTACATATTTTCCAACTTCTGTAACAATTCTACAGACATAAAAAGAGGTGAGCCTCATGGTGACCAGACACTAAAATGTCAGGTAAGGACGACACAAGCAACTGGTGCCTTTTTGAAACATCTACTTCAGGATATTCAGCAATTTACCAGTTAAGCCACAGTAACATTCTTCAGTGACAGCATCAATAAGATGGCCTATTGGATGAAAATCAGACTTTCTAGAAAAATGAAATAATTAACCTGTAGACGTAGAGTGAAATCTGATTGTTTAAATCTTGCAAGGAAATAGGTTAAAAGTTAGCAATTACTTAATGAAGATTGGAGGAAAAGAAACACTGAGGTAATGCATTTCAGAGATCTACcagtcctcataaaaatcatgCCACCTTCTTGAAGATGACTAGATTATCCATGTTGTGGCTCATTATTCATATAGCAGCCCCAAATAAAGGGACAACTTAATCATCTGGTCcctttaaaactattttaaaggTACAACTCAGTTAAGCTGGTGAGTTTAGTCTCCTATACAAGGTTGCCTAGAAAATACAAGGACATAAATACCCTCCAAAAGTCACTTGCACAAACCTCAACAGGGAAGCAGGGCCCAAAATGACCACAATTAAATGTAAATTATGTGGTCTGAAATCTAGGACATTTATCATCATAAAATGAATGTATCAAgcaattcatcaaaattaattgctgaaatataaatgaaaatattaaaaaacatGATCATAGGAGATGTCTTTAAACAATCAATATTCTCCCTCCATTAATTTGGAAATACTGTTGCTTATCATTACCAGGGTGAGGGTGCTGGGGTTTGGGTGAGTTAAAAATTGAGAATGGTGCAGGACTGGTAAAAATGACACCACTCTTTGAAGGGCCATCATGAGACGAAAACAACTCTAAGATACCTTTTGCTTTTTCAGAATAACGATGGGGACACCAGCAATCATGTCATAGAAATGATGGAAAACTTAGCATGCTAAGACTCATGGTCACACACTCACACCTCCCATGGTTAGAACAAGGAAGCCCCTCCCTACAAGAGGAGTGCAACCACTGCACCATATAGCCTAGTTTGCCAACTCTAAGTAAAAATATAACAGAGAGCACACTTGTATAAGCTGAAGATGCAAATATGAGAGATTGCCAAAAAACAATGAGTTATTATGTCAGTCAAATGTGATTCTGTCAATTTATACCATCCCACCTTACTGTGTTATTCTATTAATACATAAATTGAAATAGCAAAAGAAGATACGAAGATCATTAAATACTCCAGGCCCCACATCTTTTATAAAACCCATGACATCAAGCAACAAAGTCAAATATAAGTCGAATGCATCATCTGTGAAAAATAAAATGTCAAAACTCCACTTTTCCTATGATTAGATGGTGAAAGAGTAAGGAAATGGAAGAAGAATGAAAACAAAGAGACCTCGCAAATGAATCCTCCAAACTATCATTCCCAACACCAAATCCCCAGTGTGTTTCTTTATCAATGTGGTACCTCAGATTCATTACAACCATAATTCTTACTGTCCTACATTATCACTTTAACTTCTCCATTGCTTATAACTTAATATAGTCTGCCTcacttttcttttcctctctccttttttcAGTAAAGAAGGAACATGCTTCTCATATAAGTTTCTATTACCATGTGTACATAGATTTAATTCCTGGCTACTAAGAATAAGCAACAAAGAGCATATTCTGCACAACCTTCCAGGAGTCATCACATGACTCAGCCTATTACATTCTGCCATGGAGATTTTGGTTAGCATATTGCAAATAAATGATCATCAAAGTCTATGCAGCCCCAAAACTGTCAATTAGCAAATTCCAGTTCAAGGCTATTCTCGTTCAATGTGTATAAAAGAAGCAAGCAATATCCAGACAAAATGAAGCACTATAGCAACAGATGCAATGAAAGACAGAACTATTGAAAAGCAAATCCTGTGTTGCCCGAGCTATGCTGCAGAATCTAACTAAAGTTCATAATTCCACAATAAAGAATGCAAATATAAGTTGTTTCACTTACCTGTTTCCTTTGATTTTAAACCATGTCTCAGCACATTGCTTGTGTGCAGCACCTAAATCATCCTTGCAAGAACAGCCCAATACAATTGGGATGCCCGACTCCGGGGCACCACTCTCCAAACTGAGATGACAGATCCTGCAATCCCTCTCAACCTTATCTTTATTTACCTTAATTTCTGAAATCCCTCTCTCCAAATCAACCTCGACTGAACACTCTGAGAAGCTAGATTTTCTGCATGGCTCTTGAATTCCATCATCTATCTCGAAATGAGAAGCACCCGAGAACCGATACTCATCATATGCAGAACCAGCACAATTTGAACCATATGGTGAATGCCAGGACCGGTCCTCTGCATCAGAAAAGCAGAGGCTATCGTCACTCTCATCTGAGAAGAGGTCGTGTGGCCCTCCTTCTATATCTTCACTATaattctctccctttgttgccattTATCAGAGAATCAGACCTTATTTTATGGCATGAAAAGCCCTATAAGAGGCGATATTTCAGGATATCAAtccaaaacaaataaaaaaagcTTCGCGAAACACTGGAAACAAACTCTTTGGATGGGAATCCGAGTAAAGTCTTGCAAGAACTCAGATGCAAAACTAGATTTTTAACCCCATTATCCGGGAAAAAGAAGCACATTACTAGAGAAATTGATGAAATGAACCAAGGAGCTACTCCAAAATTTCAGCTATGGTGGGTTGAATAAGCAAACAGATCCGCAAACACGAATTTTAGGTGACGGTTGAAGGCCTacaaaagaagtagatacctaaCAAAAATGGGGTTCTCAGAAACACCTAATCCAACTTCTCAGAAGCAGCAAATAAACGCAAAATCACTTCTAGGGCGCACATATTCGTCCCCAAATGGAAACATTTTTTGAGAAGTTGTAATGCAGAAATATAGGGAACCATAATTGATGCATTGGCAAACCTATTAAAGAAACGAGCACTTACGACACTACGATTCACAACCACGAAAAATTATCAAAACAAACCACACAAAGATGGGATCTTTGCAAGATTTTCTCAATCCATAACCCATCAGAAGAAGGAAGGAGCTAGAAAACAGAATGAAACGAGATTTTAACAGCAACCAggaggtggggggggggggggtgacctCTCTCTACCTTCAACAAGATTTGAGCTTTGCAAAGCACAAGAAACGTAAAAGAGAAGACGCCCACAGCCTTTCTTTTGGATTTTACTCGGAGCAGGGAGACATGATAACGAAAGAACTATTACCAGCACTGGCGCTACGGGTGGAGACTGGGAGAAAAGGAGAGGGATAAAGGTAAAGAGGGAAGCAAAAAAGTTGGGGTTACATGGTGGGAGGATCTTTGCTTTGGCTGCCTTAATCGTGCTACTGGAAGGGTTAAAAtactttatttaaataaaaaataaaattaaaataataaaaatttattcgtTCATGATGCTGGTTTCGGCAACGGCAATCCGTCTTTCCAGGTGAGGTGATAACataacacacacgcacacaccatTTCATTTCCATTTTTCTTCCAAATTAAGTGGCTCATGAATTTTTAAGGTATTTTATTAGAATCATTTTTGTCATCTTTTTACACGACATGAGAATGAGATGGCCTTGATAATAAGGTTGGACCGACCAAGTCATTTTGAAAGCGGATCCAGGTAAGGCTGGAAGGACAAAATTTTCTCAGCGCAATGGTTGAAACGTGGAAGGTGGAGATCATCAGCGAGGCTGTGGGCCCCTTCAAGATTCGAATCTTGGTGCTGATCTATCTCATGAAGGCCGGATGGCCGAGATTGTATTATGATGGAATCACGATCACACCAAATAATCCAACAAATGGAAGTGGAAGTCAACAAGGACAATCTTGTATTATGGGCAAAAGAGCCATGAGTCCGAAAGAACAATTTATTTACCTGGATGACGAGGAGATTGCTCTAGAACTCGCATGCGTGGAAACTATcttaagaattaaaattatatatatatatatataagaaaaaaagaaacaactAGCATCACACCAACTGCATATTTTTGTTTTAGAATTGAACCCCCGCTACATTTGTTCCACGcaagcaatttttcttttccagtGTTGTCGTACTGGCAGTGTAGCGCTGGTTGAACCAAAGGAGCGTTCACAACTTAATGACAAAGGAACCAACCCTTTGGTCATCTCAGAGTTATGCACTTTTTAATTGGATATGGAAATCCTTGGTGATTGATTTTCCACAACGGGGCCTTCGAGCATTGTGTCGTAAAGTAGGTTCCCCAAATAAGTGCGGTCTCATTCAAGGATGGATATGTCCCTGTTCGCCAATGAGCAACCTTGTCACAAGCCTctataaaacaaaataaaataagctAAAAATCTTAATGGCACAGTAGGTGCAGGCAATCAACAAGGACGACACGAGACCGATAAAAAAAACATGGGAAAAGAAACCAGGCACGTCTGACAGATTGACCAAACTTTCTTCTGGATCGTGCTTCAAGGCCACCAGAACAGGAAGACATTTGACCATCCAATCAAAGTAGAACATGAGAAGAAACGCACATGGTAAcgtcaaaaaaaagaagaaagagaagaagcgcGCATGGATTAAATATGTTGATGCAATCGGTGCCATGCAGCCTTCCGCATGCAATTTCATCTACCGCTAAAAGTAAAAAGTTCCATGTTTCAAATTTATGTCGAGGGTTATACAGCCCAGCcgcaaccagtcataaatccaaACAACTTCAGCCATGCTTCATGAACGAGGCATGTCATCAGGCTCTCATGGAAAAGAAATCATCGGTTGGACCAGATCCACCGGCTCACCACAAACCAATATGTACAAACATGGATAGAGAAAAATTGACGCAATTCATGGGATTGTCACCATACATAGACTATTTGATTATGGGATTGCCAATCAATACTTACAAGAGCTTAGTTGATTATGGAGATCAATACTTGTAGGAGATTAGCTGATTaagggtgttgggtataaaatatcctcagccgaagttctcagcgagattgacccttgcaggtcccctccgactttcgactactggtggACTCCGCCTGGatttttacgggagccgggctccgtcctcgactccaacagcaagAAAATTCcgtccagacccctacgggagccggactccatccccgactgtgactgaaggaagactccatccgagctcctgcccaagccggattccgagctcctctcggacagatggctaactacctctctccgccagacactccagctggacttcagccggcagaccttcaccccCTGGCGCGCCGCaataacagccgcgattctgctccattccctgcggcagattccacgcggctccatcactccacgaccctgctccacctcctgcgacggattccatgcggctccatcactccctggcaggccgtaataatggccacggtcctactccacttcctgcgacggataccgcgcaattcttctatcctctggcaagtcgcgacaacggacgccgctctgctcctcgtggcagactccacgtggcacgccccggtaatagccacgggtccaccccactattctccgcaacaaattttttctgactatgggcggcccactgccagacggttacaggcatcaccatcagtttgttgccccctccgcctataaaagggggaaccccagatacgttattttataagctctcgtttttacctaaaaactctgctaaaattttcgttcgagcactccattcttgttgaggcagagaactgacttgaacgtcggagggtcttgccggagcaactccacctccggtttagactttttttgcaggtcccggcggtgaccgcgactccagcttctctggcgtaagcagatttttgcaccaacaggattgacgctaaaggaaggggctgtgtcttcgcagtacccttgttcttaaaggggcgctcaacgggaccgcccccgggcatcttttccgacgtcctctcctccctcctttaCTTGGTCttggcccgatgcctccccgcaaggcatccacacgatgatccacggcctccgcagccagatctcaggctccggcctcaccttcagtttttcagcctcctcctcctcctccggcgacggcgatCGGCGCGGAGCAAgttgatctgctggcgcagcaggtcagaggcctcactgaggccgtacaggccatgcagcagcagcagcagccgcaagcatcagtgtgcctggaaagggtgtcaccggaacgCCAGAATCCggcagtggggcgggccacttgggccagccgccccgtctttcccgggaagacgaacccgagggtggagagccctcaatcggatcatgactctacccctggaagatccctgcccccattctgccagaggaccctcgagacccaaagtcgagaggatttcctggaccggaggctccaggaaatGAATCGGCGAATCGAAAAACTCCAcaacgctccccctgcttatggtgaggatatttgcactaaccccccttttctcaaatgatcatgcaggaaccgatcccgccaaacttcaaactcccccagttcgaaagctacgacgggacttcggatccggtcgatcatctggaagccttccggacgatgatgctgcttcatggcgcacccgacgccatcttgtgccgggccttcccatccaccttgaagggagcggtgagaaactggtactcgacactgaagtcgggtaccatcttttccttcgatcaaatgagccaccaattcgtggcccattttgtcagcagccggcgcccccggaagggctcggagtccctcatgaatatcaggcagagggagggggagtccattcgggcctacatcaaccgcttcaatgtcgcagcgctggaggtccagaatttagaccaatcggtagcaatggccactctgaaggacggccttcagaagaatgaccttttgttctccctggagaagaagtaccccagggattttgctgatttgttggctcgggctgaagggtacggccgagcggaagaagccttcaaaatgaaggatgaggagaccgtgagagagtggcaggtgggagactcgagtaagcccgcagtcaaaaaaaggtcgagagaagctcgaccgcgttctcgatcccctcctgggcacaagcgtgcccatactccaccccgggtacgtaggcagagaagtctggatcgcggggttcgacggggttctccaccggaaagattctgcaactatgcccccctcaatgcctcgaagacccaggtactgatggaggtcagggagcagctccctaggccagagaggatgcgcacacaccccgggaagcgcaatcccaacaagttctgtctctaccaccgcgaccacggccacgacacggaggaatgcatccagctccgagatgagatcgaggagctcatccgatgaggtcgactcgacaggttcatccgatgccggcctgagggtagagaagatcggccaagggccttgccgcaacctgaaccgccaaggagggaggagcagcctagagatcggcctccaattgagaccatcgactccatcaccggagggcctcaaggaggagcagaccttccacgaccatggaactcgggaaacctgtaaatgaggagaacctcgtcctggcatgagcaaggtcgaaggcccggttcttttagaccggatggggggagaggccttacaacgccctaatgcgcccccacagccatatcaggaacaggaggagaacctcgtcctggcatgagcaaagttaaaggtccggttcttttagaccggatggggggagaggccttacaacgccttaatgcgcccccacagccatgtcaggaacaggaggagaacctcgtcctgacatgagcaaagttgaaggtccgattcttttagatcggatggagggagagacccttgcgatggctcttatgtgcccccgcggcccctttgggaacaggaggagaacctcatcctaacctgagctgaaatcgactacgtcaggaacggaaggagaacctcatcctgatggtgacgaagcccgatcgcccaacaagatcggatgaaggggaaaggcccctcagcggcaccttcacacttctacgcaaccccgcaaaaggcaaggggagggccctcactccgaaaagaggagaaaaattaaaaaggaaaagcgacgaactacgtcggaaacagatgaaggacaaaccacaccaaagacctaaggaacctcgtctcaacaaagatgggaagttcctacgaaacacccccggcctctaagaaggctctcgacacagatcAAGAAAACAGCAATGCCTCCGAGGTAACGCGAAGTTCGGACcatcaagctcgagcctacggccatgaacgacgaggaaagcaaaccagcgtatcgacgact
Proteins encoded in this region:
- the LOC105052149 gene encoding uncharacterized protein encodes the protein MATKGENYSEDIEGGPHDLFSDESDDSLCFSDAEDRSWHSPYGSNCAGSAYDEYRFSGASHFEIDDGIQEPCRKSSFSECSVEVDLERGISEIKVNKDKVERDCRICHLSLESGAPESGIPIVLGCSCKDDLGAAHKQCAETWFKIKGNRTCEICGSTARNVVGTGDTEFIEQWNEANNAAGPPASPSETRSFWQGHRFLNFLLACMVFAFVISWLFHFNAPG